One Nicotiana tomentosiformis chromosome 1, ASM39032v3, whole genome shotgun sequence genomic window, tgcatttatcttttttctttgataaacaaaaaaacaaaaaacaacaaacagcaaacaaacaaacaaacaaacaatgCACCTACACTGTAAGCTTAAACTAAGGAAAGACAGAATATACCTTTCTGCTATGTAACAAAGCAACTTATCAGTGCAACAAATTGATATCAACTAATTCGCCTTACCTGCGAACAACGGCATGTCGGTTCAGTTCCTCAAAATCACAATCCATATCAGAGAGGTCCCCATCATTCCTCATGTCAATGACTCGCCACATGGACCATATTTTCTATGTCTTTACATTACATTTCAAGTTTATTTTTGGCCTTTTGTTCTCTTATTTTATGATTTGAATAACTGGTTGATCAATTAGAATATGAAAAGTTCTTGcaatacatttatattatttcttTGATATTCTGATAGACAATCTTTTCTTTATCTTTTCATTACATTTGTCTTATCAATTTATTCAACAGGAAGGTCCCTGTTGGATTATTGCAAGTATTGAAAATTTAGATCTTGAAAAAGGGTGATCGTATGTCGGCTGTAAGAAGTGTCAAAAGAAGGTGGATAAAGTGGGAAACATTTATCTTTGCCCAAaccaaaaatgtaaaaatgaagaTTACTCGGCGGTGAATAGGTAATAACAAAAGCTCTATTTCATTAATACATCAAAATGTACATTTATATCTCAAATCCCATGTGTATTTAGGTACAGGCTTCAGGTTAGAGTACTGGATACAACTGGATCTGTTTCGTTGTTGCTCTGGGACCGCGAAGCCATGTTTCTCATAGGCAAGTCCGCAAATGAATTGAAGGAAGTATTACGTGAGGTATATCAACtaattatattcatatttgttattTGGAATATTCTAACGCGGAATTTCATTCTAGAATACTGGCGCTGTTGATAAGTGTTCTTATCCAGTGGACTTGAACAATATTCTTGAGAGGAAATTCATGTTTAAGGTTATTATCAAAAGGTCGAATATTCAATTGCAAGGTGAAGTTTACAGTGTTGTTAAGCTTACAAATGATGAGCAACTGATAAACAAATATAGCCCTGCTCCACATTCAGATGCCTTCAATGTATGTGATTTTCGCTTACAAACTTCAAAACATTTTAAAATTGCGAGTTTCTGTTAAATTGCATATTTTGTAGTATAATTTCAaactcatttttttaattttttgataGGACCCTGACTTCAATACTAACCAAAGCTTAGATGGAGAGAAGGAATGCGAGGTAAATACATAACTTTTAATTTGTCCGTTAACATTAAAGCTACTTACATATCTCGAAGGATTTCTTTCTGAATAAATTTTCAGATCTGGAGTAGTTTTTTTATAACTTTAAAAGTTCTTAACGATCATTTTGTTTATTCTATAGGAAGCTACGAACACACTATTAATATTTTTTCAGATTATTCATTCTTTTGATTAAATTATTTGTAGGGCATAAATTAATAAAGTTATAGTAACTATAAGTTCATTGCTGATTTGcactattttttgtattttatatatacaggatTCCACTGAAGATAACGACTTAATCGATATTGCAAATACACCTGCCAAGATAGGTGTAACTAATGCCGCAACAATGGTTGAAGAAGATCCGAATGCACAGTTGTCGGGAAATAAAATCAAGAGAGTATTTAAGAAGAAGAAAACATCATAAGGTGTTAATGTAACAGTTGGAGAATCCAAGAACTGTTTGATTAGTTACTTTAGTATATTATTAGTAGTCTTATTAGTTATGAACAGTATATTTGAATCATTTCACCTTTCTTCTCCTGTTTAACTTTTCAGTTTTACTTAATGTGGAGATTTCAATGGACAAGATATTTGAAACTTTTCATGGTTCTTTCTGTTATTAATGTTTTC contains:
- the LOC138901305 gene encoding uncharacterized protein, with amino-acid sequence MFLIGKSANELKEVLRENTGAVDKCSYPVDLNNILERKFMFKVIIKRSNIQLQGEVYSVVKLTNDEQLINKYSPAPHSDAFNDPDFNTNQSLDGEKECEDSTEDNDLIDIANTPAKIGVTNAATMVEEDPNAQLSGNKIKRVFKKKKTS